Proteins co-encoded in one Kribbella solani genomic window:
- a CDS encoding DUF3037 domain-containing protein, which produces MSLVPFDYVILRAAPRIQRGEFINVGAVLYCRALDFLGAEWDVQPERLKALDPAVDVDVVCASLDQIRAICSGDPAGGPAAATTISERFRWLAAPRSTVVHPGPIHSGITSDPAADLDRLLDSFVR; this is translated from the coding sequence GTGAGTCTGGTGCCGTTCGACTATGTGATCCTGCGGGCCGCTCCGCGCATCCAGCGCGGTGAGTTCATCAACGTGGGTGCAGTGCTCTACTGCCGGGCCCTGGACTTCCTCGGCGCCGAGTGGGACGTGCAGCCCGAACGGTTGAAGGCCCTGGACCCAGCAGTCGATGTTGACGTCGTCTGCGCTTCACTGGACCAGATCCGCGCTATCTGCAGCGGTGACCCTGCTGGTGGACCAGCAGCAGCTACAACGATCAGTGAGCGCTTCCGGTGGCTCGCTGCGCCGCGCAGCACCGTCGTACACCCCGGACCGATCCACAGCGGGATCACCAGCGACCCCGCTGCGGACCTGGACCGGTTGCTCGACTCGTTCGTCCGTTAG
- the pgm gene encoding phosphoglucomutase (alpha-D-glucose-1,6-bisphosphate-dependent): MHPRAGQPAQPEDLVDVDALLKAYDELTPDVTNPAQKVVFGTSGHRGSSLDAAFNEAHILGITQAICEYRAGQGTSGPLLVGRDSHGLSEPAWRTVLEVLAGNGVETLVDSADRLTPTPAVSHAILRLNRGAGADADGIVITPSHNPPRDGGIKYNPPHGGPADSDATSWIANRANELIAAGNRDVRRTPFEQARRSAEGYDFVGHYVDDLPSVLNLAAIRDAGVKIGADPLGGASVDYWSAIAERHGLDLTVVNPRIDPAWSFMTLDHDGKIRMDCSSPYAMASLVAQRDKYDVATGNDADSDRHGIVTPDAGLMNPNHYLAVAISYLFSNRQWGADVAVGKTLVSSSLIDRVVADLGRRLWEVPVGFKWFVPGLVDGSVGFGGEESAGASFLRFDGTVWTTDKDGILLALLASEITAVTGETPSKAHAKLVERFGASAYSRVDAPATREQKAKLSALSADAVTATELAGEPIVDRLTTAPGNGAAIGGLKVATESAWFAARPSGTEDLYKIYGESFKGAEHLEQVFEQAREVVSAALA, encoded by the coding sequence ATGCATCCACGCGCAGGCCAGCCCGCACAGCCCGAGGACCTCGTTGACGTCGACGCGCTGCTCAAGGCGTACGACGAGCTCACCCCGGACGTCACGAACCCGGCCCAGAAGGTCGTCTTCGGTACGTCCGGGCATCGTGGTTCGAGTCTCGACGCCGCGTTCAACGAGGCGCACATCCTGGGCATCACACAGGCGATCTGCGAGTACCGCGCCGGTCAGGGTACGTCCGGGCCGCTGCTGGTCGGCCGGGACAGCCACGGCCTGTCGGAGCCGGCCTGGCGCACTGTACTGGAGGTGCTGGCGGGTAACGGTGTCGAGACGCTGGTGGACAGCGCCGACCGGTTGACGCCGACCCCGGCGGTGTCCCACGCGATCCTGCGGCTGAACCGGGGTGCCGGCGCGGATGCGGACGGCATCGTGATCACACCGTCGCACAACCCGCCGCGGGACGGCGGGATCAAGTACAACCCGCCGCACGGCGGCCCGGCCGACTCGGACGCGACCAGCTGGATCGCGAACCGCGCCAACGAGCTGATCGCGGCCGGCAACCGCGACGTACGCCGGACGCCGTTCGAGCAGGCTCGCCGGAGCGCGGAGGGGTACGACTTCGTCGGCCACTACGTAGACGATCTGCCGTCGGTGCTGAACCTGGCCGCGATCCGCGACGCCGGCGTGAAGATCGGAGCCGACCCGCTGGGCGGTGCGAGCGTGGACTACTGGTCAGCGATCGCCGAGCGGCACGGCCTGGACCTGACCGTGGTGAACCCGCGGATCGACCCGGCCTGGTCGTTCATGACGCTGGACCACGACGGCAAGATCCGGATGGACTGCTCCTCGCCGTACGCGATGGCGTCGCTGGTCGCGCAGCGGGACAAGTACGACGTGGCGACCGGGAACGACGCGGACTCGGACCGGCATGGCATCGTCACACCGGATGCCGGACTGATGAACCCGAACCACTACCTGGCGGTAGCGATCTCCTACCTGTTCAGCAACCGTCAGTGGGGTGCTGACGTGGCAGTTGGCAAGACACTGGTGTCGTCGTCGCTGATCGACCGGGTGGTAGCTGACCTGGGACGCCGGCTCTGGGAGGTGCCGGTCGGGTTCAAGTGGTTCGTACCGGGTCTGGTGGATGGCTCCGTCGGGTTTGGTGGTGAGGAGTCGGCCGGTGCGAGTTTCCTGCGCTTCGACGGCACCGTGTGGACAACTGACAAGGACGGCATCTTGCTGGCGTTGCTGGCGAGTGAGATCACCGCAGTGACGGGGGAGACGCCGTCGAAGGCACACGCGAAGCTGGTGGAGCGGTTCGGCGCCTCCGCGTACTCGCGGGTGGACGCGCCCGCGACTCGTGAGCAGAAGGCGAAGCTGTCGGCGCTGTCCGCGGATGCGGTCACCGCGACCGAGCTGGCCGGGGAGCCGATCGTGGACCGGCTGACCACGGCACCGGGCAACGGTGCCGCGATCGGTGGCCTGAAGGTCGCTACGGAGTCGGCGTGGTTCGCTGCCCGGCCGTCCGGCACCGAAGACCTCTACAAGATCTACGGCGAGTCGTTCAAGGGCGCCGAGCACCTGGAGCAGGTCTTCGAGCAGGCCCGCGAGGTCGTCTCCGCGGCACTCGCCTAA
- a CDS encoding GNAT family N-acetyltransferase, producing MIPLDSSPEALALRATYDQQIRSRAGAAGTTDRIGALIRTIGLEGDGFLQYQGGADGAELDQQIADQVAYFAELGVKVEWKYYSHDLPADLPERLTKAGFVPDEEECLLIGALADLPTEVELPEGIQLREITSREDLERMQAMEEEVWGFSHDWLPDALSAAIVGDEPTVVVVAETTGDEPKVVSGSWIRFHTGTDFASLWGGSTLPEWRGRGIYRAQVAYRRNLAAQRGYQYVQVDASPDSRGILARLGLRPVSVTVPYIWKPTS from the coding sequence GTGATTCCATTGGACAGCTCGCCCGAGGCACTCGCGCTACGGGCCACGTACGACCAGCAGATCCGTAGCCGTGCAGGTGCCGCCGGGACGACCGACCGGATCGGCGCACTGATCCGTACGATCGGTCTGGAAGGTGACGGCTTCCTCCAGTACCAGGGTGGAGCCGACGGCGCTGAGTTGGACCAGCAGATCGCTGACCAGGTCGCGTACTTCGCTGAGCTCGGTGTGAAGGTCGAGTGGAAGTACTACTCCCATGATCTGCCGGCCGACTTGCCGGAGCGGCTGACCAAGGCCGGGTTCGTACCGGATGAGGAGGAGTGCCTGCTGATCGGTGCCCTGGCTGACCTGCCGACTGAGGTCGAGCTACCCGAGGGTATCCAGCTGCGGGAGATCACCTCGCGGGAGGACCTGGAGCGGATGCAGGCGATGGAGGAGGAGGTCTGGGGCTTCTCGCACGACTGGCTCCCGGACGCCCTGTCCGCGGCCATCGTGGGCGACGAGCCGACAGTGGTAGTCGTCGCAGAGACCACAGGCGACGAGCCGAAGGTGGTCTCAGGCTCATGGATCCGGTTCCACACCGGTACTGACTTCGCCTCGTTGTGGGGTGGGTCCACGCTGCCGGAGTGGCGTGGCCGTGGCATCTACCGCGCCCAGGTCGCGTACCGGCGCAACCTGGCGGCTCAGCGCGGCTACCAGTACGTGCAGGTAGACGCGTCGCCGGACAGCCGCGGCATCCTGGCGCGGCTCGGGCTGAGACCGGTGTCCGTCACGGTGCCGTACATCTGGAAGCCCACCAGCTGA
- a CDS encoding GNAT family N-acetyltransferase — translation MLWKIRTELADRPGALAELAARCGADDINILSLEVFTAESGAVDELVVSTSPSWSADDLAALAAEAGCLNTIVRACQADVLSDAPTRYLRAVLRLLDDPLSVDDELGELQGFDEYTPAEWARADVLAEIAGKLADRLESPEGPRPGSGVPELRQATVADAEAVVAMHERCSYETRARRYHVPMPRLTARTARHLSAPAGGMSVVACVDDAVVGMATVAPWEELGSTTMEIAVLVEDGWQRQGIGLRLLRQAVGEARLLGADRVVCLVQPRNDAMLRTLHRLRMRSRVVQDGDSLMVSVALSSQSLSHAVDRPPVQYRLSRATPSHRPEPTRSPGQPAREHSLATVSAVQPLPGRAGAADRDGADRGGRPGRVPGQL, via the coding sequence ATGCTCTGGAAGATCAGAACCGAACTGGCCGACCGCCCGGGCGCGCTGGCGGAACTTGCCGCACGATGTGGTGCGGACGACATCAACATCCTCAGCCTGGAGGTCTTCACCGCGGAGAGCGGGGCTGTCGACGAGTTGGTGGTCTCCACCAGTCCCAGCTGGTCGGCCGACGACCTGGCCGCGCTGGCGGCCGAGGCGGGTTGTCTCAACACGATCGTCCGCGCCTGCCAGGCGGATGTGCTCAGTGACGCGCCTACGCGGTACCTGCGGGCCGTGCTGCGGCTCCTCGACGACCCACTGTCGGTGGACGACGAACTGGGTGAACTGCAGGGGTTCGACGAGTACACACCGGCCGAGTGGGCCAGGGCGGACGTACTGGCTGAGATCGCCGGCAAGTTGGCTGACCGGCTTGAGAGTCCGGAGGGACCACGGCCTGGTAGCGGCGTACCGGAACTCCGCCAGGCGACAGTAGCTGATGCCGAGGCGGTGGTGGCTATGCACGAGCGGTGCTCGTACGAGACGCGCGCTCGGCGGTACCACGTGCCGATGCCGCGGCTGACCGCTCGTACGGCACGGCACCTGTCCGCGCCTGCCGGTGGCATGTCGGTCGTGGCTTGCGTGGACGACGCGGTGGTTGGGATGGCCACCGTGGCGCCCTGGGAGGAGCTGGGCAGTACGACGATGGAGATCGCCGTACTGGTCGAGGACGGCTGGCAGCGGCAGGGGATCGGGCTGCGGCTACTGCGGCAGGCAGTAGGGGAGGCCCGGCTCCTCGGTGCCGACCGGGTGGTGTGTCTGGTGCAGCCGCGGAACGATGCCATGCTGCGGACACTGCATCGGTTGCGGATGCGTTCCAGAGTGGTCCAGGACGGTGACAGCCTGATGGTGAGTGTCGCGCTGTCCAGCCAGAGCCTGTCGCATGCGGTGGATCGGCCGCCGGTGCAATATCGTCTAAGCCGTGCCACCCCTTCCCACCGGCCGGAACCCACACGGTCTCCTGGTCAACCTGCCCGCGAGCACTCGCTCGCCACTGTTTCAGCTGTTCAGCCGCTTCCTGGTCGCGCTGGGGCTGCTGACCGTGATGGTGCTGATCGTGGTGGTCGACCGGGACGGGTACCGGGACAGCTATGA
- a CDS encoding fused MFS/spermidine synthase, with product MLKGEGGPVGQRLAIALAFGSSAAVMVLELVSLRLVAPYIGLTLETNTAVIGVALAAIATGAALGGKFADVMPPERSLGPLMLFSGALVMVILPVVRWSGEAFRGGANELIFLVLAITLFAPAALLAAVTPMVTKLRLASLAKTGTVVGRLSAYATVGGIVGTVLTGFVFVATVPISTIILTLGAVLVVVGAALTFLLRGVQAAVKPVALAVIGATLTLVAPRPCEVETAYHCARVVADPNRDGGRTLYLDQARHSYVDLNDPTHLEFEYIKSFAAAINGNWPKGQRLDALHVGGGGLTMPRYLTATRPGTKNQVYEIDPAVVDIDKRELGVKTGPDLAVTVQDGRLGVRSEATDSSDLVIMDAFSGLSVPWHLTTRELVSDVRRVLRPDGLYLINVIDHGQAAFAKAEIRTVQAVFPYVAVIARKDELSGRTGGNFVVLASDQPIKVPEISALLEPKMALQDQLAGFVGDAPILTDDYAPVDQLLTPYSD from the coding sequence TCGGTCTGACGCTGGAGACGAACACCGCGGTCATCGGTGTCGCTCTGGCGGCGATCGCAACCGGAGCGGCGCTTGGTGGGAAGTTCGCGGACGTGATGCCGCCGGAGCGGTCGCTCGGTCCGTTGATGCTGTTCAGCGGCGCGCTGGTGATGGTCATCCTCCCAGTGGTCCGCTGGAGCGGTGAAGCGTTCCGTGGCGGTGCGAACGAGCTGATCTTCCTCGTACTCGCAATCACTCTGTTCGCACCAGCGGCGCTCCTGGCCGCGGTCACGCCGATGGTGACGAAGCTCCGGCTGGCATCGCTCGCCAAGACAGGCACAGTGGTCGGCAGACTGTCCGCGTACGCGACTGTCGGCGGCATTGTCGGCACTGTGCTCACCGGCTTCGTTTTCGTTGCCACTGTGCCGATCAGCACGATCATCCTCACTCTGGGCGCCGTACTGGTGGTAGTAGGTGCCGCGCTGACGTTTCTGTTGCGCGGTGTGCAGGCAGCGGTCAAGCCGGTTGCCCTGGCCGTTATCGGTGCGACGCTGACGCTGGTGGCGCCCCGGCCGTGTGAAGTCGAGACGGCGTACCACTGTGCCCGGGTGGTAGCTGACCCGAACCGGGACGGAGGCCGGACGCTCTACCTCGACCAGGCGCGGCATTCGTACGTTGACCTGAACGACCCGACCCACTTGGAGTTCGAGTACATCAAGAGCTTCGCTGCCGCGATCAACGGCAACTGGCCGAAGGGGCAGCGGCTGGATGCGCTGCACGTCGGTGGTGGCGGTCTGACCATGCCGCGGTACCTGACCGCGACCAGACCGGGTACGAAGAACCAGGTGTACGAGATCGACCCGGCAGTGGTCGACATCGACAAGCGTGAGCTCGGCGTCAAGACCGGACCGGATCTGGCCGTGACCGTCCAGGACGGGCGGCTCGGCGTACGATCCGAGGCGACGGACAGCAGCGACCTGGTCATCATGGATGCCTTCAGTGGTCTGTCCGTGCCGTGGCATCTGACGACCCGTGAGCTGGTCAGTGATGTACGCCGCGTACTCCGCCCGGACGGTCTCTACCTGATCAACGTGATCGACCATGGGCAGGCGGCCTTCGCGAAGGCGGAGATCAGGACCGTACAGGCCGTCTTCCCGTACGTCGCGGTGATCGCGCGCAAGGACGAGCTGTCCGGCCGGACCGGCGGCAACTTCGTCGTACTGGCGTCCGACCAGCCGATCAAGGTACCTGAGATCTCGGCACTGCTGGAGCCGAAGATGGCGCTCCAGGACCAGCTGGCCGGGTTCGTCGGGGACGCACCGATCCTGACCGACGACTACGCCCCGGTTGACCAGCTGCTGACTCCGTACAGCGACTGA
- a CDS encoding HipA family kinase: MSLPVVTATRYVLPLREGGSLPGVVEGNDLGTYVIKFHGAGQGPKALVAEVIVGELFRRLGMRVPELKLIELDPAIGKSEPDFEIQELLIRSAGLNLAVDFLPGSFGYDGSAGNPGDDGMARVLWLDAFVANVDRSWRNTNLLVWHKNLWLIDHGAALYFHHSWMPAEKFAGLPYDASDHVFSVAAPGVPKVDAELAAAITPELLTEVIALVPDEWLGDGDRDRYLGHLLARLENRPAWLPGGAR, from the coding sequence GTGAGTCTGCCGGTGGTTACCGCTACCCGTTACGTGTTGCCGTTGCGGGAGGGTGGATCGTTGCCTGGTGTTGTCGAGGGCAACGACCTGGGTACGTACGTGATCAAGTTCCACGGTGCCGGTCAGGGGCCGAAGGCGCTGGTCGCGGAGGTGATCGTCGGGGAGCTGTTCCGGCGGCTCGGGATGCGGGTGCCGGAGCTGAAGCTGATCGAACTGGACCCGGCGATCGGGAAGTCCGAACCGGACTTCGAGATCCAGGAGCTGCTGATCCGCAGCGCCGGACTGAATCTGGCGGTCGACTTCCTGCCGGGCTCGTTCGGGTACGACGGCTCCGCCGGCAACCCGGGCGACGACGGGATGGCGCGGGTACTTTGGCTGGACGCGTTCGTCGCCAACGTGGACCGCTCCTGGCGCAACACCAATCTGCTGGTGTGGCACAAGAACCTCTGGCTGATCGACCACGGTGCCGCGCTGTACTTCCACCACTCGTGGATGCCCGCCGAGAAGTTCGCCGGCTTGCCGTACGACGCGTCGGATCACGTGTTCTCGGTGGCCGCTCCGGGCGTACCGAAGGTGGATGCCGAGCTGGCTGCCGCGATCACTCCGGAGCTACTGACGGAAGTGATCGCACTCGTGCCGGACGAGTGGTTGGGCGACGGAGATCGTGACAGGTACCTAGGGCACTTACTGGCGCGGCTGGAGAACCGGCCGGCTTGGCTGCCGGGAGGTGCGCGGTGA
- a CDS encoding glycerophosphodiester phosphodiesterase family protein: protein MRRLPRALLPCALIAGLLLPAAPAAAARGDFDIQGHRGGLGLTVESTIASFSHGLQLGVSTLELDVQITQDGYAVVTHDRKVDGKKCRDTAPYTPNDPEYPYVGKYLNTLSLKQVKQLDCGSLPQANFPGQQPDPGARMPELRDIFALVHRYHAYGVKLNVETKVEAGAPAETAPREQFVQVVASEIRKAKIARQVTIQSFDWGSLMRMRQVMPELPLVALTNYDFLQVGRPGKSPWLGGIDIDDFGGDLVKATKSFGASAISPVHGFPQDGKVTDPAYRPYVTADMVKSAHQAGMKVIPWTVDDPATMQSLIDKGVDGLITDYPDRLRDVVRENGFRLPKAYEAPAVRALSSAHAHNDYEHRRPLQDALDRGFNSVEADVWLVDGELRVAHDLADAKPGRTLESLYLKPLADRVRANHGQVYKHGRDFQLLIDIKSDGPSTYAAVDKALAKYRGISTVFANGRVFKGAVTSVISGNRPLDVLKAQKVRYAGYDGRLSDLQSGMPASLMPLVSDNWTNAFTWQGIGPMPAAEKTKLHDIVVKAHHAGYKVRFWATPDVPGAAREALWRELTTAGVDYLNTDDLHGLEDFLRG from the coding sequence ATGCGCCGCCTTCCCCGCGCACTCCTCCCGTGCGCGCTGATCGCCGGACTGCTGCTTCCGGCCGCCCCGGCCGCCGCCGCCCGCGGCGACTTCGACATCCAGGGCCACCGCGGTGGTCTCGGGCTGACCGTGGAGAGCACGATCGCGTCGTTCTCGCACGGTTTGCAGCTCGGCGTCAGCACGCTGGAGCTCGACGTCCAGATCACCCAGGACGGGTACGCCGTGGTGACCCACGATCGCAAGGTCGACGGCAAGAAGTGCCGCGACACCGCGCCGTACACGCCGAACGACCCCGAGTACCCGTACGTCGGCAAGTATCTCAACACGCTCTCGCTGAAGCAGGTCAAGCAGCTGGACTGCGGGTCCCTGCCGCAGGCGAACTTCCCTGGTCAGCAGCCTGACCCGGGCGCCCGGATGCCCGAGCTGCGGGACATTTTCGCGCTCGTGCACCGCTACCACGCGTACGGCGTGAAGCTGAACGTGGAGACCAAGGTCGAGGCCGGCGCGCCGGCCGAGACCGCGCCGCGCGAGCAGTTCGTCCAGGTGGTCGCGAGCGAGATCCGCAAGGCGAAGATCGCCCGGCAGGTGACGATCCAGAGCTTCGACTGGGGTTCGCTGATGCGGATGCGCCAGGTGATGCCGGAGCTGCCACTGGTCGCGCTGACCAACTACGACTTCCTGCAGGTCGGCCGGCCGGGCAAGTCGCCCTGGCTGGGCGGGATCGACATCGACGACTTCGGCGGTGACCTGGTCAAGGCGACCAAGTCGTTCGGCGCGTCGGCGATCTCACCCGTCCATGGCTTCCCGCAGGACGGCAAGGTGACCGACCCGGCGTACCGGCCGTACGTCACCGCTGACATGGTCAAGTCGGCGCACCAGGCCGGTATGAAGGTCATCCCGTGGACCGTCGATGACCCGGCGACCATGCAGTCGCTGATCGACAAGGGCGTCGACGGACTGATCACCGACTACCCGGATCGGCTGCGGGACGTCGTCCGCGAAAACGGCTTCCGGCTCCCGAAGGCGTACGAGGCGCCTGCTGTCCGTGCCCTGTCGTCAGCGCACGCCCACAACGACTACGAGCACCGGCGGCCCCTGCAGGACGCACTGGACCGTGGGTTCAACAGTGTCGAAGCGGATGTGTGGCTGGTGGACGGTGAGTTGCGCGTGGCACATGACCTGGCCGACGCCAAACCGGGTCGCACGCTGGAGAGCCTGTACCTGAAGCCGCTGGCGGACCGGGTGCGTGCGAACCACGGTCAGGTGTACAAGCACGGACGGGACTTCCAGCTGTTGATCGACATCAAGAGCGACGGACCGTCGACGTACGCGGCGGTCGACAAGGCACTGGCGAAGTACCGTGGCATCAGCACGGTCTTCGCCAACGGACGCGTGTTCAAGGGCGCTGTCACCTCGGTGATCAGTGGTAACCGCCCACTGGACGTGCTGAAGGCCCAGAAGGTCCGGTACGCGGGTTACGACGGACGGCTCAGCGACCTGCAATCCGGTATGCCGGCGTCGCTCATGCCGCTGGTCAGCGACAACTGGACCAACGCGTTCACCTGGCAGGGCATTGGCCCGATGCCCGCGGCGGAGAAGACCAAGCTGCACGACATCGTCGTCAAGGCCCACCACGCCGGTTACAAGGTCCGCTTCTGGGCTACTCCTGATGTACCCGGTGCGGCCCGTGAGGCGCTGTGGCGCGAGCTGACCACGGCCGGCGTCGACTACCTCAACACCGACGACCTACACGGCCTGGAGGACTTCCTCCGCGGCTAG
- a CDS encoding glutamate-cysteine ligase family protein: MQGEVYRRWEINSPVCSTADELHAALTSMRSALASAAAEEGGRLLAIAVPPRGRPAQLVTRKRRYQQLAARYGQLALEQGVCGCHVHVDVPDRETAVRVSNYLRPLMGEQMVYWDVRPSSHLATVEVRVSDIPLTVDETVVLATLVRALVMTALEAGGVGAAVDDEVLHAAYWLAARDGLLGDGLDVLAAESMPMSELVERMRREVEPALEELGEVELVRDGIARVLRDGNGAVKQRRAFREGDDVLALTEVKP; encoded by the coding sequence GTGCAGGGTGAGGTTTACCGCAGATGGGAGATCAACAGTCCGGTCTGCTCGACAGCTGATGAACTGCACGCAGCGTTGACCAGCATGCGCTCCGCGCTGGCCAGTGCGGCCGCCGAGGAGGGTGGACGGCTGCTGGCGATCGCAGTACCTCCCCGTGGGCGTCCTGCACAGCTTGTGACCAGGAAACGCCGTTACCAACAGCTGGCGGCTCGGTACGGCCAGCTGGCGCTTGAGCAGGGCGTGTGCGGTTGTCACGTACACGTGGACGTACCGGACAGGGAGACTGCCGTCCGTGTGTCCAACTACCTGCGGCCGCTGATGGGCGAGCAGATGGTCTATTGGGACGTACGGCCGTCCTCACACCTAGCCACCGTGGAGGTGCGGGTCAGCGACATACCACTGACGGTTGACGAGACAGTAGTACTGGCGACGCTGGTACGCGCGCTGGTGATGACTGCGCTCGAAGCCGGCGGTGTTGGCGCGGCTGTGGACGACGAGGTGCTGCACGCCGCGTACTGGCTGGCCGCGCGGGACGGACTGCTCGGGGACGGGCTGGACGTACTAGCTGCCGAGAGCATGCCGATGAGCGAGCTGGTCGAGCGGATGCGCCGGGAGGTGGAGCCGGCGCTGGAGGAGCTCGGTGAGGTGGAGCTGGTACGGGACGGGATCGCGCGGGTGCTCCGGGACGGCAACGGCGCGGTGAAGCAGCGGCGGGCCTTCCGTGAGGGCGACGACGTGCTCGCCCTCACGGAAGTGAAGCCCTAG
- a CDS encoding potassium channel family protein — protein sequence MVLIVVVDRDGYRDSYDGKVNVIDSIYYATVTLTTTGYGDITPVSPAARLVNAFIVTPLRIAFLVVLVGTTLEVLANEGRRIMRDTRWRKRMKDHTIVVGYGTKGRSAVQTLISNGVRRDNIVVIDPRAQAIGDAGNDQMAAFHGDATNRTVLRRAEVMTAREVIVTTDRDDSAVLVTLAVRQLNADAHIVVAVREEDNVPLLRQSGADAVVTSSEAVGRLLGLSAVSPNLGEVMEDLLTYGEGLEVAERPVLGREVGKPPSSVPDRVVSVVRDGKVHRYYDSNVSVLAAGDKLIVVRPAKETPWAERPGADEQED from the coding sequence ATGGTGCTGATCGTGGTGGTCGACCGGGACGGGTACCGGGACAGCTATGACGGCAAGGTCAACGTCATCGACAGCATCTACTACGCGACCGTCACGCTGACCACGACCGGGTACGGCGACATCACCCCGGTGTCGCCCGCCGCCCGGCTGGTGAACGCCTTCATCGTGACGCCGCTGCGGATCGCGTTCCTGGTGGTTCTGGTCGGTACGACACTGGAAGTGCTGGCCAACGAGGGTCGCCGGATCATGCGCGACACGCGCTGGAGGAAACGGATGAAGGACCACACCATCGTCGTCGGGTACGGCACCAAGGGCCGGTCCGCGGTCCAGACCCTGATCAGCAACGGCGTCCGGCGCGACAACATCGTGGTGATCGACCCGCGGGCGCAGGCGATCGGTGACGCGGGCAACGATCAGATGGCCGCTTTTCACGGCGACGCGACGAACCGGACCGTGCTGCGCCGGGCCGAGGTGATGACCGCGCGCGAGGTGATCGTGACCACCGACCGGGACGACTCGGCCGTACTGGTCACGCTGGCGGTGCGGCAGCTGAACGCGGACGCCCACATCGTGGTCGCGGTCCGCGAGGAGGACAACGTGCCACTGCTGCGGCAGAGCGGCGCGGACGCCGTGGTCACGTCGTCGGAGGCGGTCGGCCGGCTGCTCGGTCTGTCAGCGGTCAGCCCGAACCTCGGCGAGGTGATGGAGGACCTGCTCACCTACGGCGAAGGTCTCGAGGTCGCCGAGCGGCCGGTGCTCGGGCGCGAGGTGGGCAAGCCGCCGTCGTCCGTACCGGACCGGGTGGTGTCGGTGGTCCGGGACGGGAAAGTCCACCGGTACTACGATTCGAACGTCTCGGTGCTTGCCGCCGGCGACAAACTGATCGTCGTCCGCCCGGCCAAGGAGACCCCGTGGGCCGAGCGCCCCGGCGCCGACGAGCAGGAAGACTGA